The Xanthomonas sontii genomic sequence TGACTGGCGAACTGGGTGAGGGAAGGGAAGACAGCGGCGCACGGCGGCAGCGTGTGCGCCGCCGTGCCGGGAACGGATCAGCGGATCAGTGCATCACGCGCGCGGTCGGCGCGGCGGTGGGTGCGGTCGCCGCCAGCTCCGCCGACAGGCGCGAACCGCGCAGGCCGTACCAGACGATGTAGGCGTAGCACAGCAGCGGGATCACGAAGGCATGCTGGATGCCGATGGCGTCGGCCAGCGCGCCCTGCGCCAGCGGCACCAGGGCGCCACCGACGATGCCCATGATCAGCAGGCTGGAGGCCTTGCTGGTGAGTACGCCCAGGCGCTCGATGGCCACGGTGAAGATGGTCGGGAACATGATCGAGTTGAACAGGCCGATCGCGATCACGCTCCACATCGCCACGTGGCCGGTGCTGAGCATGGTGGCGATCAGCAGCAGCGAGGCGATACCGGCGAAGGTCGCCAGCAGCTTGCGGGCCGGGACGAACTGCAGCAGCGCCGCGCCGGCAAAGCGGCCGACCATCGCGCCGCCCCAGTAGAACGGCAGGTAGTGGCTGGCAGCGGCTTCGGTCAGGCCGCCGGTGGTGGGGCCGGAGATGTAATTGATCAGGAAGCTGCCGATCGACACTTCCGCGCCCACGTACATGAAGATCGCCACCACGCCCCACAGCAGGTGCGGGTGGCGCAGCGCGTCGGCGAAGCTGTGATGCGATTCGGTGCTGGCATCGTTGTCCTCGCGCAGCGACGGCACCCGCATCACCAGCACGAACACCGCCAGCAACAGCAGGCCGCCGGCCAGCATCAGGTAGGGGATTTCCACCGAGCGCGCCTGCTCGATGCGATAGGCGGACAACTGCTCGGGATTCATCGCCGCCAGCTGGTCGGCGCCGAGCACCGCGCCGGCCAGGATCAGCGGGCCGATCAGCCACGGGAACACGGTGGTGCCCAGCGAGTTCAGCGCCTGGGCGAAGTTGAGCCGGCTCGGCGCCTTCTCCGGCGCGCCGATCAGGCTGATGTACGGATTGGCCGCCACCTGCAGCAGGGTGATGCCGCTGGCCAGCACGAACAGCGCGGTCAGGAACAGCGGATAGGAGGGCAGGCGCGCGGCCGGGTAGAACATCGCCGCGCCGATCGCAGCTACCACCAGGCCGATGACGATGCTGGCCTTGTAGCCGACCCGCGACACCACCGCGCCGGCCGGCACCGACATCAGGAAGTAGGCGCCGAAGAAAGTGAACTGGATGAGCATCGACTGCGCGTAGTTCATCTGGAACACGGCTTTCAGATGCGGGATCAACACGTCGTTGAGGCTGGTCAGGCCGCCCCAGGTGAAGAAGATCATGCTGACCACCGCGATGGCGGCGGTGTTGGACAGCGGGCGACGGCTCATGCAGCGACTCCGGGAACGGGCGAGAGGGCGACCCGGCTGCTGGCGCGCAGGCACAGCCGGGCGGGGGCGATGGTAAGCGCAGGCAGGGCCTGGCGGTGGCGCAGTGCGTCCAGCACCAGGCGCGCGGCCTGCATGCCGCGCTCGCGCGGGGCGACGGCGACGGTGGACAGCGGCGGGGTGGCGACGGCGGCCTCGGGAATGTCGTCGAAGCCGATCAGTGCGTAGTCGCGGCCGGCGATGCGGCCACGTTCGGCCAGGCCGCTGGCCAGGCCCAGCGCGACCACGTCGTTGTAGCAGACCAGCGCGGTCGGCAGCGGGTCGCGCGCGCACAGCGCGCCGGCCTGGCGCGCGGCTTCCAGCCGGGTCGGCGCGCATTCGATCAGCCACGTCGGGTCGACCGCGATGCCGGCGGCGGCCAGCGCCTCGCGGTAGCCGGCACGGCGCTCGGCGCAGGAACTGGACTGGCGGTGGCCGCCGAAGAAGGCGATGGCGCGGTGGCCCTGCGCCAGCAGGTGTTCGGTGGCCATGCGCGCGCCGCGGCGGTTGTCCAGCACCAGCAGCGGCCAGTCGCCGTCCAGCGCGCGGTTGAACAGCAGCACCGGCAGGCGCGGCCCCAGCAACTGGCGCAACCGCGCCGCGTCGGTGTTCTCGGTGGGCGAGAGGATCATCGCCGCCGGGTGGTGCTCGATCAGCGAGGCCAGCACGGTCTGCTGGCGCTCCGGCGATTCGCCGGTGCTGCCCATCAGCATCACGTAGCCGGCCTCGGCCAGCGCCGCGTCCACGCCGCCAGCGAACTCGGCGAAGAACGGATTGGCCAGGTCGTTGACCACCAGCGCCACCGCATTGGACGCGCGGCCGCGCAGGCTGGCCGCGCCGCGGTGGTAGACATAGCCCTGGCGGGCGATCTCCGCCGCCACCCGCGCGCGCGTGTCCGCATGCACCAGCGGGCTGTTGCGCAGCACCAGCGACACGGTCGCCCGCGACACGCCGCAGGCGGCGGCGATGTCGGACACGGTGACGCGTTTGTCGGCGGGAGACGGCGCCACGGCGGATTAGACCGGTTCAAAAGGTCGCTCATCCTGCGCCGTCGTGATCCGATCCGCATTTTGCAGTGCAGCAAGGCATTGCGGTGGCTTTGTGCTATCCGTTTGGATCGATTCGATACGGGGAGCCTGCCATGCGCAGCTCGAGGACGCTGGGCGGCGTTGCCGCGCTGCTGCTTGCCGCGCTGTGGCCGATCGCATCCGCCGTCGCAGCGGCGGGCGGTGATGCCGGCGAACGTGCGGTGGCCGCGGTGGACCCCTTCATCGGCACCGGCGGCGAGGGCCACACCTATCCTGGCGCCACGGTGCCGTTCGGCATGGTCCAGTTGAGCCCGGACACGCGCATCCAGCCGCGCAAGGACGCCTACGGCTGGGCGGCCGGCTACCGCTACGACGACCGCAGCCTGGTCGGCTTCTCGCATACGCACTTCTCCGGCACCGGCCACTCCGACCTGGGCGACGTGCTGCTGATGCCGATCAGCGGTGCGGTGCGCCTGGAGCGTGGCGACCCGGACACACCCGGCAGCGGCTACAGCGCGCGCTTTCGCCACGACGACGAGCGCGCCGAGCCGGGCTACTACGCGGTGACCCTGGATGACTACAAAGTGCGCGCCGAACTCACCGCCAGCGCCCGCGTCGGCGTGCACCGCTACACCTACCCGGCCGGCCAGCCGGCGCACGTGCTGCTGGACCTGCGTACCAGCCTGTACGACTACCCGGGCAAGATCAGCTGGTCGCGGCTGCGCCTGCGCGCCGACGGCACCGTCACCGGCTTTCGCGAGACCCGCGGCTGGGCGCCGGGGCGGCAGCTGTACTTCGCCCTGCGCTTCTCGCAGCCGCTGCGCGGCCACGCCTTCCACAACACCGAGCAGGACATTCCCTACAAGGGCTTTCCGCCGCCGGGCGACAACGACCCCACCCAGCGCGCGCAGATCGAAGGCCGGCAACTGGTGGGATCGTTCGACTTCGGCGACGCCCTGCGCGGGCCGCTGCTGGTCAAGGTGGCGATCTCGCCGGTCAGCGAGGACAGCGCCATCGCCAATCTCGACGCCGACGTGCCGGGCTGGGATTTCGACGGCGTGCGCCGCGCGGCACGCGCGCAATGGGCGCAGGCGCTGGGCGCGGTGGAGGTGGACGCGCCGCCCGCGCAACGCACCCAGTTCTACACCGCGCTGTACCACAGCCTGCTCGGCCCGACTCTGTTCATGGACAGCGACGGCCGCTATCGCGGGCCGGACAACGCCGTGCACCAGGCGCAGGGCTACACCCACTATTCGACGTTCTCGCTGTGGGACACCTACCGCGCGCTGCATCCGCTGCTGACCATCGTGCAGCCGCCGCAACGCACCAACGACATCGTCAACTCGCTGCTCGCGCACCAGCGCGAAAGCCCCTACGGTGTGCTGCCGGTGTGGGCGTTCCACGGCCTGGAGACCTGGTGCATGATCGGCTACCACGCGGTGCCGGTGATCGCCGACGCATACATGAAGGGCATCCGCGGCTACGACACCGACGCCGCGCTCAAGGCCATGGTGGCCAGCGCCAACTACGGCCCCTACGACGGCATCGCCCAGTACCGCGAACTGGGCTACGTGCCGATCGACGAGGAAGGCGAGGCCGCCTCCAAGACCCTGGAATACGCCTTCGACGACTGGACCATCGCGCGCATGGCCAAGGAGATGGGCCGCAGCGAGGTCGCCGCCGCCTTCGCCAAGCGCGCCGGCAACTGGCGCAACGCCTTCGACCCCGACACCGGCTTCATGCGCGCGCGCAAGCGCGACGGCGCCTTCCGCACACCGTTCGATCCGGACGCCAGCGGCTACGGCACCGACTACACCGAAGGCAACGCCTGGCAGTACTCCTGGTACGTGCCGCAGGACGTGGCCGGCCTGGCCCGTGCGCACGGTGGCGACGACAAACTGCTGGCGCGGCTGGATCAGGTGTTCGACGCCAAGGTCGATCCCAAGGTGTTCGCGCACATGGAGGACATCACCGGCCTGATCGGCTGGTATGCGCACGGCAACGAGCCCAGCCACCACGTCGCCTATCTGTATGCCTACGCCGGGCAGCCGTGGCGCACCCAGGCGCGGCTGCAGCAGATCATGCGCAGCCAGTACGCGGCGCGCCCGGACGGCCTGGCCGGCAACGACGACATGGGGCAGATGTCGGCCTGGTACGTGTTCACCGCGCTGGGCTTCTACCCGGTGGCGCCGGCCAGCAACCAGTACATCCTCGGCCGCCCGTTCCTGCCGCGCGCCACCCTGGCGCTGCCCAACGGCAAGCGCTTCACGGTGATCGCCGACGGCCTGGACGACGCGCATCCCTATGTCGGCAGCGTCACCCTCAACGGGCGGCCGCTGAACCGCGCGTTCCTGCGCCACGAGGAACTCATGGCCGGCGGCGAACTGCGCTTCACCCTGCAGGCTACGCCCAACACCGCGTGGGCGGCGGCCGGCGCCGAGCGCGCCTATTCGATGAGCGAGTGAAGGGCGCTCCACCTATTTCGGGAGATGTTCCTTAAAAGCGGCTTCCGTCGCGACGTGGCATTCCCGGTCGAGCTCTGTCGGCTGAAGCCGCCCCACTGGGGCTTGCGGTGCGCCTGCCGGGTGCACAGTGGGAGGGACTTCAGTCCCGACTGCTGTAGCAATCGGTCATTGGATGGCTTCACTCGTCGCGACTGAAGGGCACCTCGAACAACCTGCCACGACCTGGAGCCAGGGGTAGCATCTGTCGCAACGGCACCAGAGCGGCGCCTGATCGTGGTGGTTGGGAGGCTGAGGTGGCCGCTGGGCTACCTCAGCCGATCACGCTGGCGCCATGGCCCGCTCCTGTAGCCGTGCCAGCCGCATCACGTTATGGCTGGCGACCTTCAGCCCGATCACCACCTTTGCCCGCGCCAAGCCGATGCAGCGTACGAACTTGCCGCCTTGTTGGGCCAAGCGCGCAAACGGGTGCTCGCCGAACACCCGATCCTTGGCAATTCGACGGTTCCGGCGCTTTGCTGCCTCGCTCAAGGGCTTGCGCGCATGCCCTTGATGTTGGATCGCGGGGCGGTAACCACGCCTTTTCAGGTCTGCTTCCCGCGCTGCATCGGCATACCCGCTATCGGCCCATACCGTGCGGCCGGTGTTGTCCGGGTCCAGCACCTGCTCGAAGTGACGGCTGTCGTGCACGTTGGCCGCGCTCACGTCGTAGCGGCGGATGAAGCCCCAGCGACGGTCCGTGCTGGCGTGCAGCTTGTAGCCGTAGAACGCCACCCCATGCTTCCTGGTCCAACGTGCCTGCATATCCTTCTGCGCACGCTTGGCATCGCTCCAGTCCTGGCCGACGTCATCGCCCTGCTTGATCTGCGCGTTCTCTTCGCGCGTGTTGCGCTGGATCGGAGCGCTGACGATGCTGGCGTCGATGATCTGACCGCCGCGGGCAATGAACCCGGCACGTTGCAATTGCTCACCGATCGCCGCGCTGATGTCGCCCATCAGATCCTTGGTCTTGAGCCGTTCGCGCCACACCCAGATCGTCTTGGCGTCGGGCACCTTGCCGCTGTGTTCCAGTCCGAGGAATTGCTGGAAGCTGCGCCGATCCAGCACCTGGTACTCCAGCGCATCGTCGGAGAGGTTGTACAACTGCTGCAACAGCAGCAGCTTGATCATCACCTGCGTCGGCCAAGCCGGACGGCCACCGCGCTTGCCAGTACCCAAGGACAGCTTCGCGTCTACGACGTGAGCAATCCCGGCAAAGTCGATATGCCGTGACAGCAGAGCCAGAGGATCGCCGATCTGCTGCCGCTTGGCTTCGCGTTCGTGGCCGGCAAACAGGCTGATCATCGTGGCGTCCTCGGCGTGTTCTCCAGACCAATGATGCCAAAGGCGGGGTTTTTAGAGGTGCCCTGAAGTCGCTCCCACAGGGGCTTGCGGTGCGCCTGCCGGGTGCACAGTGGGAGGGACTTCAGTCCCGACGCATTGCGCCATCGGAAAGCACATCACTTCTAGCGTCGCGGCGGCATGACAGTTGATCCCCGCGTGGGTTTACGGCGAGCCTGCCGGGTGCATTGTGAGAGGGGCTTCAGGCCCGACTGCTGTCGCAGTCGGTCATTGGATGGCTTCACTCGTCGCGACTGAAGTCGCTCCCACAGGGGCTTACGGTGCGCCTGCCCGGTGCACAGTGGGAGGGACTTCAGTCCCGACTGCTGTAGCAATCGGTCATTGGATGGCTTCACTCGTCGCGACTGAAGTCGCTCCCACAAGGGCTTACGGCGAGTCTGTCGGGTGCACTGTGGGAGGGACTTCAGTCCCGACGCATTGCGGCATCGGAAAGCACATCACTTCGCGCGTCGCGGCGTCATGACAGTTGGGTTCCAGGGGCCAGCGGCATCCGGATGGAGTGTGGTGGCAGTAAGTTCGTAGATGCGTTGAAGCCGCGCCGACGTGAGTCTGCACCTGGAAGACGGCCGAGGCCTCTGCGCCGCACTACGGCCTCGTGCGCGACGCAAGCGCGAGCGTCAGCATCGCGTGAATTCGGCATGACCTGCATTGCGTATGGCGTCGCGCAGCGTGCGCCGCCACACCCTGTCACAGCGCGTCGCATCACATGCACGCGCATTTAATGTCATCCACACATTCCATTTGCGGCGTTCGTGGTCTTGTAGCGCGGCTGCATCGCATCGCGCGGACCGGGTGCGCCGGCGCCGTCGCCATCTCTGGAAGCGCGACCGCGTGCAGGCGCATCCCGTTCCGACGCCCTTGCCATGCGACGGCGCAGTCCGCGCTGCCGGCAACGGCGCGCAGAGGCGACGTGTCCTTCTCATTCGTCGAACGGGATCTTCCGAATGCATGTCTGCCTGCTGTCTCTCTCTCCTCCTCACGATGCGGCCGCGCTGGACGCGGCCATGGCGGCGGCACAGGCACAGGGCTGCGATCACATCGTCTTGCCCAATCCGTTCGCACAGGATGCGCAGGGCCGTCTGCACGACCCCGCAGCCGACGACGCGGCGGGCCAGACACAGTTGCACCACTGGCTGCAGCGGGCCGAACAGCACGGCCTGCGCGTGCTGCTGGACCTGCGCATCGACGAGATCGGTGGCGGCAGCCGTCTGCTGCAGGAACATCCGCACTGGTTCCGCGCACGCAGCTCGGCGCTGCCGGATCCGCGCGCCGAACGTGCCGCGCCGGATATTGCGGTGGGCCGCTTCGCCTCCGCCGAAGAAGGGGCGGGATTGGCGCAGTGGTGGAGTGCGCGTCTGGTCGACTGGCTGCGCAGCGGCGTGGCCGGCTTCCGCGTGCTGCAGCCAGAGCGCATTCCGGCGCCGTTGTGGCGCACGCTGATCGACGGGGTCCACGCACAGGCGCCGCAGGCGCGGCTGCTGGCGTGGACGCCCGGCTTGGGCTTGGACGCCTTGCGCGGCCTGGCCGGTGCCGGCTTCGATGCCGCGTTCTCCTCGCTGGCCTGGTGGGACGGTCGTGGCGACTGGTTCTTCGACGAGGACAGCGCCCTGCGTGCGCTGGCGCGCTGCGTGGTCGCCACCGTCGATGCCGAGACGGCCTCGGATACGCCACTGCCCTTGCCGCGCGCGCAGCGGCAGCGCCTGGCGGCTGCCTTTGGTGGGGCCTGGGCGATCGGCGCGCAGGACACATCGACAGAATACGGGCAGCCCGTGCCTGCGCAGCACGGCATATCCGAGGGGGATGCGTCCACGCCGGCAGAATCGCTGCCCGACGCCACCACGTCGCTGCGCCTGCGCCCGCTGCTGCGCGACGGCGCGCTCACCGCGGTGGCGGTGGAACCGCTGGACGTCGCGCCATGGCTGGTGCTGCTCAACAGCGACCGCGACCACCTGCTGCCGGTGCCCGGGCCGGCGTTGCTGCGCCTGCTCGGCGACAGCGAGGGTCTGCTCAGCGACCATGGCGAGCCGATCCAGGGCGAGCAGGGCGGCACCCTGGAAGCGGGCGAGGTGCGCATCTATCGCAGCCTGCCGGCGCGCCCGGTGCTGACCGCGGCGCGCGCACGCACCCCGGCCGAGGTCGCCGCCGGCGAGGCGCGGGTGTGCATCGAGGCGGTGACGCCGTCGGTGGATGACGGGCGCTTCCCGGTCAAACGCACGGTCGGCGATCGCGTGTGCGTGGAAGCCGATGCGTTCTGCGACGGCCACGACCGCATCGCCGTTGCCTTGCTGTGGCGCGCCGCCGATGCGCGTACCTGGTCGAGCGCGCCGATGCGCGCGCTCGGCAACGACCGCTGGCGCGGCGAGTTCCCGCTGCAGCGCCTGGGCCGCTACGAGTTCCGCATCGAAGCCTGGCGCGACGTCTACGCCACCACCCACGCCGACCTGGAAAAGAAGCGCGCCGCCGGCACCTTGCTGTCGGTGGATGTGCAGGAGGCGCTGGCCCAGGTCGAAGCGGCGCGAGGGCGTAGCCGCGGCGCGCTCGCCACGCGGTTGAAGGCCATCGCCACCCGCATCGCCCGCACCGACGACCTGGCCGAGAAGGCGCAGCTGCTGCTCGAACCCGACACCGCCGACGCGATGGCGCGCGCCGACGCCAAGCCGTTCCGCACCGAATACCCGATGACCTTCCGGGTCGAGGCCGAACGCCGCGCCGCGCACTTCGCCAGCTGGTACGAACTGTTCCCGCGCTCGCAGAGCGGCGATCCGCAGCGCCACGGCACCTTCGACGACGTGATCGCGCGGCTGCCGCACATTCAGGCGATGGGCTTCGACGTGCTGTACATGCCGCCGATCCACCCCATCGGCGAGAAGAACCGCAAAGGCCGCAACAACGCGGTGACCGCCGAGCCGGGCGAACCCGGCAGCCCGTATGCGATCGGCTCGGCCGAGGGTGGGCATACCGAGGTGCATCCCGAGCTGGGCGGGCTCGACGGTTTTCGCCGCCTGCGTGCCGCCGCGGCCGCGCACGGCCTGGAACTGGCCCTGGATTTCGCCATCCAGTGCGCGCCGGACCATCCCTGGCTGCGCGACCACCCCGACTGGTTCACCTGGCGCGCCGACGGCTCCATCCCGTATGCGGAGAACCCGCCGAAGAAGTACCAGGACATCGTCAACGTCGACTTCTACGCCAGCGGCGCGGTGCCGGCGCTGTGGAACGCGCTGCGCGATGCGGTGCTGTTCTGGGTCAACGAGGGCGTCACCCTGTTCCGCGTCGACAACCCGCACACCAAGCCGTTCCCGTTCTGGGAATGGCTGATCGCCGAAGTGCGCGGGCGCCATCCGCAGGTGGTGTTCCTGTCCGAGGCCTTCACCCGGCCCAAGCCGATGTACCGGCTGGCCAAGGTCGGCTTCTCGCAGTCCTACACCTATTTCACCTGGCGCCAGCACAAGGCCGAGCTGCAGGCCTACATCGAGGAGCTCAACAGCGGCGCGCCCAGCGAGTGCTTCCGCCCGCACTTCTTCGTCAACACGCCGGACATCAATCCGCTGTTCCTGCAGCACAGTGGGCGCAGCGGGCACCTGATCCGCGCCGCGCTGGCGACCACGCTGTCCGGGCTGTGGGGCATGTACCAGGGCTTCGAGCTGTGCGAGGCCACGCCGTTGCCGGGCAAGGAGGAATACCTCGACTCGGAGAAGTACCAGTTGCGGGTGTGGCCCGAGCGCGCGCCGGGCGACATCGTCGAGGAGATCACCCGCCTCAACCTGCTGCGCCGCCAGCATCCGGAACTGCAGTCGCACCTGGGCACGCGCTTCTACGTCGCGCACAACGAGCAGGTGCTGTACTTCGGCAAGTTCCTCGATGAAGCGCACCTGGCGCGCGGGCGCAGCCTGGTGCTGGTGGCGGTGAGCCTGGATCCGCATGCGGCGCAGAACGCGCAGATCGAAGTGCCGCTGTGGGAACTGGGCCTGCCCGACCACGCCAGCGTCGCCGTGCGCGACCTGTGGGACGGCCACGACTTCACTTGGTACGGCAAGACCCAACACATCCGCCTCGATCCGTCGCGGCCGTTCTCTCTGTGGCGCATCCGCGCCGGAGTCCCTGCATGAATGTCGCCGCGCCGTCGTCTCCCCAACTCGAGCCGCGCGCCCCGGCCGGCGATGCGCGCTGGTACAAGGACGCGATCATCTACCAGGTGCACGTCAAGTCGTTCTTCGACTCCAACGACGACGGTATCGGCGACTTCCCCGGCCTGATCTCCAAGCTCGACTACATCGCCGACCTCGGCGTGGACACGATCTGGCTGCTGCCGTTCTACCCCAGCCCGCGCCGCGACGACGGCTACGACATCGCCGAGTACATGGCGGTGCATCCGGACTACGGCAGCATCGCCGACTTCCAGCGCTTCGTGGAGCAGGCGCACGCGCGCGGCATCCGCATCGTCACCGAACTGGTGATCAACCACACCTCCGACCAGCATCCCTGGTTCCAGCGTGCGCGCATGGCCCCGGCCGGCTCGCCGGAGCGCGCGTTCTACGTGTGGTCCGACAGCGACCAGGACTACGCCGGCACCCGCATCATCTTCTGCGACACCGAAAAGTCCAACTGGACCTGGGACCCGGAAGCCGGCCAATACTTCTGGCACCGCTTCTACTCGCACCAGCCGGACCTGAACTTCGACAACCCGGCGGTCATGGAAGCCGTACTGGAAGTGATGCGCTTCTGGCTGGACCTAGGCGTGGACGGCCTGCGCCTGGACGCGGTGCCGTACCTGATCGAGCGCGAGGGCACCTCCAACGAGAACCTGCCCGAGACCCACGCCATCCTGCGCCGCATCCGCGCCACGCTCGATGCCGAATACCCCGACCGCATGCTGCTGGCCGAGGCCAATATGTGGCCGGAAGACACCCAGCAGTACTTCGGCGAGAACGCCGACGAATGCCACATGGCGTTCCACTTCCCGCTGATGCCGCGCATGTACATGGCGATCGCGCGCGAGGACCGCTTCCCGATCACCGACATCATGCGCCAGACCCCGGAGATCCCGGAGAGTTGCCAGTGGGCGATCTTCCTGCGCAACCACGACGAGTTGACCCTGGAGATGGTCACCGACTCCGAGCGCGATTACCTGTGGCAGACCTACGCCGCGGATCGCCGCGCGCGCATCAACCTCGGCATCCGCCGGCGCCTGGCGCCGCTGCTGGAGCGCGACCGCCGCCGCATCGAACTGATGACCTCGCTGCTGCTGACCATGCCCGGCACGCCGGTGCTGTACTACGGCGATGAGATCGGCATGGGCGACAACATCCATCTCGGCGACCGCGACGGCGTGCGCACACCGATGCAATGGTCGATCGACCGCAATGGCGGCTTCTCGCGCGCCGATCCAGCCGCGCTGGTGCTGCCGCCGATCATGGACCCGCTGTACGGCTTCCAGGCGGTCAACGTGGAGGCGCAGCAGCGCGACCAGTACTCGTTGCTGACCTGGACCCGCCGCGTGCTGTCGGTGCGCAAGCGCTACCGCGCCTTCGGCCGCGGCGCCCTGCGCTTCCTGTATCCGGGCAACCGCCGCCTGCTCGCCTACCTGCGCTGCCACGAGGACGAGACCGTGCTGTGCGTGGCCAACCTCTCGCACACGCTGCAGGCGGTGGAGCTGGACCTGTCCGAGTTCGAGGGCCGGGTGCCGGTGGACATCCTCGGCGGCGGCAGCTTCCCGCCGATCGGGCGCCTGACCTACCTGCTCACCGTGCCGGCGTTCGGCTTCTACGCCTTCCAACTGGTCGGCAACGCCACGCTGCCGGACTGGCACGTGCCGGCGCCGGTGCCGCTGCCGGATTACCAGACGCTGGTGCTGCGCAGTACGGTCGACAGTGCCGGCCTGCAACCGCACCTGCCGACGCTGGAGCGCGACATCCTGCCGGCGTGGCTGTCCACGCGGCGCTGGTTCGCCGCCAAGGACCGCGCGCTGCGCAGCGTGCGCATCGCCCGGCGCACGCCGCTGTCCGGTGGTGACGGCCTGACCCTGCTGGAGATCGAGGCGGAGCTGGACGATGGCGCGCACGAGCGCTACATCCTGCCGCTGGGCATCGTCTGGGAGCGCGAGCAGCCGAGCGTATTGGCCGAACAACTGGCGCTGGCGCGCGTGCGTCACGGCCGCGAGGTCGGCTACCTGACCGATGCCTTCGCACTGAAGCCCTTCACCCTGAGCATGCTCGCCGCGTTGCGCGACAAGGCGGAGTTGCGTGTGGATGGCGAGGCCGGCAATGAAGCCGGCACCGAGCGCATCCGCTTCTGCCCGACACCGGCGCTGCAGCGCGTGGACATTCCCGCCGATCCGGAAATCCGCTGGCTGTCGGCGGAGCAGAGCAACAGCTCGCTGATCGTCGGCGACGCGGCGGTGTTCAAGCTGCTGCGCCGCGTGTCGGCCGGCATCAATCCGGAGATCGAGATCGGCGAGCGCCTCACTGCGCTGGGCTACGCCAACGCCGCGCCGCTGCTGGGCCATGTCGCCCGTGTCGAGGCCGACGGCAGCGAGACCACGCTGGCCCTGCTGCAGGGCTTCGTGCGCAACCAGGGCGATGCCTGGCGCTGGACCCTGGATCATCTCGCACGCGGCGCCGAGGAATACGATGCCGCCCAGGACGAGGCGGCGCGGCTGGAGAGCGTGGCCGGCTACGACGCCTTCGCCGCGCTGGTCGGCCGGCGCCTGGCCGAGCTGCACGCGGTACTGGCGCAGCCCACCGATGCGCCGGCCTTCGCGCCGCAGCCAGTGGACGCGGCCGCCGCGCAGCAGGTGGTGGACGGCGTGGTGCACGAAGTGCAGGCGATGTGGGACACGCTCATCGCGCATCGCGACGCCAACGACGACCCGGCCGAACACGCCGCGGTGGACAGCCTGCTGGCCGAACGCGCGCGCCTGGATGCCTGGCTGCGGCAGGCGCCGTCGCTGTTGTCCGGTGCGCTGCTGAC encodes the following:
- a CDS encoding sugar MFS transporter, with product MSRRPLSNTAAIAVVSMIFFTWGGLTSLNDVLIPHLKAVFQMNYAQSMLIQFTFFGAYFLMSVPAGAVVSRVGYKASIVIGLVVAAIGAAMFYPAARLPSYPLFLTALFVLASGITLLQVAANPYISLIGAPEKAPSRLNFAQALNSLGTTVFPWLIGPLILAGAVLGADQLAAMNPEQLSAYRIEQARSVEIPYLMLAGGLLLLAVFVLVMRVPSLREDNDASTESHHSFADALRHPHLLWGVVAIFMYVGAEVSIGSFLINYISGPTTGGLTEAAASHYLPFYWGGAMVGRFAGAALLQFVPARKLLATFAGIASLLLIATMLSTGHVAMWSVIAIGLFNSIMFPTIFTVAIERLGVLTSKASSLLIMGIVGGALVPLAQGALADAIGIQHAFVIPLLCYAYIVWYGLRGSRLSAELAATAPTAAPTARVMH
- a CDS encoding LacI family DNA-binding transcriptional regulator; the protein is MAPSPADKRVTVSDIAAACGVSRATVSLVLRNSPLVHADTRARVAAEIARQGYVYHRGAASLRGRASNAVALVVNDLANPFFAEFAGGVDAALAEAGYVMLMGSTGESPERQQTVLASLIEHHPAAMILSPTENTDAARLRQLLGPRLPVLLFNRALDGDWPLLVLDNRRGARMATEHLLAQGHRAIAFFGGHRQSSSCAERRAGYREALAAAGIAVDPTWLIECAPTRLEAARQAGALCARDPLPTALVCYNDVVALGLASGLAERGRIAGRDYALIGFDDIPEAAVATPPLSTVAVAPRERGMQAARLVLDALRHRQALPALTIAPARLCLRASSRVALSPVPGVAA
- a CDS encoding GH92 family glycosyl hydrolase, with the translated sequence MRSSRTLGGVAALLLAALWPIASAVAAAGGDAGERAVAAVDPFIGTGGEGHTYPGATVPFGMVQLSPDTRIQPRKDAYGWAAGYRYDDRSLVGFSHTHFSGTGHSDLGDVLLMPISGAVRLERGDPDTPGSGYSARFRHDDERAEPGYYAVTLDDYKVRAELTASARVGVHRYTYPAGQPAHVLLDLRTSLYDYPGKISWSRLRLRADGTVTGFRETRGWAPGRQLYFALRFSQPLRGHAFHNTEQDIPYKGFPPPGDNDPTQRAQIEGRQLVGSFDFGDALRGPLLVKVAISPVSEDSAIANLDADVPGWDFDGVRRAARAQWAQALGAVEVDAPPAQRTQFYTALYHSLLGPTLFMDSDGRYRGPDNAVHQAQGYTHYSTFSLWDTYRALHPLLTIVQPPQRTNDIVNSLLAHQRESPYGVLPVWAFHGLETWCMIGYHAVPVIADAYMKGIRGYDTDAALKAMVASANYGPYDGIAQYRELGYVPIDEEGEAASKTLEYAFDDWTIARMAKEMGRSEVAAAFAKRAGNWRNAFDPDTGFMRARKRDGAFRTPFDPDASGYGTDYTEGNAWQYSWYVPQDVAGLARAHGGDDKLLARLDQVFDAKVDPKVFAHMEDITGLIGWYAHGNEPSHHVAYLYAYAGQPWRTQARLQQIMRSQYAARPDGLAGNDDMGQMSAWYVFTALGFYPVAPASNQYILGRPFLPRATLALPNGKRFTVIADGLDDAHPYVGSVTLNGRPLNRAFLRHEELMAGGELRFTLQATPNTAWAAAGAERAYSMSE
- a CDS encoding IS5 family transposase: MISLFAGHEREAKRQQIGDPLALLSRHIDFAGIAHVVDAKLSLGTGKRGGRPAWPTQVMIKLLLLQQLYNLSDDALEYQVLDRRSFQQFLGLEHSGKVPDAKTIWVWRERLKTKDLMGDISAAIGEQLQRAGFIARGGQIIDASIVSAPIQRNTREENAQIKQGDDVGQDWSDAKRAQKDMQARWTRKHGVAFYGYKLHASTDRRWGFIRRYDVSAANVHDSRHFEQVLDPDNTGRTVWADSGYADAAREADLKRRGYRPAIQHQGHARKPLSEAAKRRNRRIAKDRVFGEHPFARLAQQGGKFVRCIGLARAKVVIGLKVASHNVMRLARLQERAMAPA